One genomic segment of Streptosporangium album includes these proteins:
- a CDS encoding recombinase family protein produces MRIGVARVSTCDQRPEAQQDALRAAGCEKVFTDKASGKLARRPELGKALMVAREGDQIVVTKPDRLGRSLENLIELSKQLQERDVDLVVLDQDIDTSTAMGRMFFQILGAIASKCNSAVISAERGHGTRSAMTRRGESATLNRLNV; encoded by the coding sequence ATGCGCATCGGAGTCGCCAGGGTCAGCACATGCGATCAGCGTCCGGAAGCCCAACAGGACGCCCTCCGCGCGGCCGGCTGCGAGAAGGTCTTCACCGACAAGGCGAGCGGCAAGCTCGCCCGCCGCCCCGAGCTCGGCAAAGCGCTCATGGTCGCCCGCGAAGGGGATCAGATCGTCGTCACCAAGCCGGACCGGCTCGGCCGCTCCCTGGAGAACTTGATCGAGCTGTCCAAGCAGCTGCAGGAACGCGACGTCGACCTGGTGGTACTCGACCAGGACATCGACACCTCCACCGCCATGGGCAGAATGTTCTTCCAGATCCTCGGCGCCATCGCCTCAAAGTGCAACAGCGCTGTCATATCGGCAGAACGGGGCCATGGGACTCGATCGGCAATGACACGGAGAGGCGAGAGCGCTACGCTCAATCGGCTCAACGTTTAG
- a CDS encoding HelD family protein has protein sequence MELRQTESARTKALRAEQSRLTTLYDRLDTVREQTKAALARIHADGEAGGLHQARFEREVSAGESARHLAQLSGVEHGLCFGRVDDTDGDTRYIGRIGLRGADHDILLTDWRAPAARPFYTATPGNPGSLVRRRHLHTRHRTVVDLDDEVFDLERLSEGDRRALVGEAALLAALRRGRTGRMSEVVATIQTEQDRVIRSGLPGTLVVQGGPGTGKTVAALHRAAFLLYAHRATLERRGVLVVGPNATFSRYIGQVLPSLGESDVVLSAVGELYPGVRATAVDDPPAAVVKGDLRMAEVVAAALRDRQRVPAGDLEVSIVVRTSLRAGVEVVVERMTLRADHAACVAARDRARAARHPHNVARKLFLLDLLRALALDEAAQLDRPMDTEDIRYARKVLWSQPSVREALDGLWPPLTPERLIADLFADAGAVASAAPGLSPAERETLLRPYGGPWTVGDVPLLDEAAELLGEEEIDDTAAGELAEQERQDAERYALGVLEFTGLLEEEMMQATALAGRHEAPAPATTTAQRAGADRRWAYGHVIVDEAQELSAMAWRTVMRRIPSRSLTVVGDIAQTGSAAGARSWGQMLDPYVRGRWRQEDLLVNYRTPAEIMKVAADVLAAVAPGTPLPESVRDGGAPPRAVLLDPDSPDLPAGLTALVAADLAEIGEGRLAVIVPDARHHGIAALFPRHDDILDSPVAVLTVTASKGLEFDAVVVVEPGEILAQTPMGGHDLYVAITRATRRLTVTHRGELPGMLVRLEQH, from the coding sequence ATGGAGCTTCGTCAAACCGAATCCGCCCGCACCAAGGCACTACGGGCCGAGCAGTCCCGCCTCACCACCCTCTACGACCGGCTCGACACCGTCCGAGAACAGACCAAGGCCGCACTTGCCCGGATACACGCAGACGGTGAGGCCGGTGGACTCCACCAGGCCAGGTTCGAGCGGGAGGTCTCCGCAGGGGAGAGCGCGCGCCACCTGGCGCAGCTGTCCGGGGTCGAGCACGGCCTGTGCTTCGGCAGGGTCGACGACACCGACGGCGACACCCGTTACATCGGCCGGATCGGCCTGCGCGGCGCCGACCACGACATCCTCCTGACCGACTGGCGCGCCCCGGCCGCCCGCCCCTTCTACACCGCCACCCCCGGTAACCCCGGCTCGCTGGTGCGCCGCCGCCACCTGCACACCCGTCACCGCACCGTGGTCGACCTCGATGACGAGGTGTTCGATCTGGAGCGCCTCAGCGAGGGCGACCGTCGCGCGCTGGTAGGCGAGGCCGCGCTCCTGGCGGCCCTGCGGCGTGGCCGTACCGGGCGGATGAGCGAGGTGGTGGCCACCATACAGACCGAGCAGGACCGGGTGATCCGCTCCGGCCTGCCCGGCACCTTGGTGGTGCAGGGCGGTCCCGGAACGGGCAAGACCGTCGCAGCCCTGCACCGGGCGGCTTTCCTGCTGTACGCCCACCGCGCCACCCTGGAACGGCGCGGCGTGCTGGTGGTGGGGCCCAACGCGACGTTCTCGCGCTACATCGGCCAGGTGCTGCCCTCCCTCGGTGAGAGCGACGTGGTGCTCTCAGCCGTCGGTGAGCTGTATCCCGGCGTGCGCGCCACCGCCGTCGACGACCCGCCCGCCGCCGTGGTCAAGGGCGACCTGCGCATGGCCGAGGTGGTCGCCGCCGCCCTCCGCGACCGCCAGCGGGTCCCCGCCGGCGACCTGGAGGTCTCGATCGTGGTGCGGACCTCGCTGCGCGCGGGAGTGGAGGTCGTGGTCGAGCGGATGACGCTGCGGGCCGACCACGCCGCCTGCGTGGCCGCCCGGGACCGGGCCAGGGCCGCCCGCCACCCGCACAACGTGGCCCGCAAGCTGTTTTTGCTGGACCTGCTCCGGGCGCTGGCCCTGGACGAAGCCGCCCAGCTGGACCGTCCGATGGACACCGAAGACATCCGCTACGCCCGCAAGGTGCTGTGGTCCCAGCCGTCCGTGCGCGAGGCGCTGGACGGGCTGTGGCCGCCGCTCACCCCCGAACGCCTCATCGCGGACCTGTTCGCCGACGCCGGAGCGGTCGCCTCGGCCGCCCCCGGCCTGTCGCCGGCCGAACGGGAGACCCTGCTGAGGCCGTACGGCGGGCCGTGGACGGTCGGTGACGTCCCCCTGCTGGACGAGGCCGCCGAGCTTCTGGGTGAAGAGGAGATCGACGACACGGCTGCCGGGGAACTCGCCGAACAGGAGCGCCAGGACGCGGAGCGGTACGCATTGGGCGTTCTGGAGTTCACCGGTCTGCTGGAGGAGGAGATGATGCAGGCCACCGCGCTGGCCGGACGCCACGAGGCACCCGCGCCGGCCACGACCACCGCTCAGCGGGCCGGAGCCGACCGGCGCTGGGCCTACGGGCACGTCATCGTGGACGAGGCGCAGGAACTGTCGGCGATGGCATGGCGGACCGTGATGCGCCGGATCCCGTCACGCTCGCTGACGGTCGTGGGCGACATCGCCCAGACCGGGTCGGCCGCCGGGGCCCGCTCCTGGGGGCAGATGCTCGACCCCTATGTCAGGGGCCGCTGGCGGCAGGAGGACCTGCTGGTCAACTACCGCACCCCGGCGGAGATCATGAAGGTGGCCGCCGACGTGCTCGCCGCCGTCGCGCCCGGCACCCCGCTTCCCGAATCGGTCCGCGACGGCGGGGCCCCGCCGCGGGCCGTGCTCCTCGACCCCGACTCCCCCGACCTGCCGGCCGGGCTGACCGCCCTGGTCGCGGCCGACCTCGCGGAGATCGGTGAGGGCCGCCTGGCCGTCATCGTCCCCGACGCCCGGCACCACGGGATCGCCGCGCTCTTCCCCCGCCACGACGACATCCTGGACTCCCCCGTCGCGGTCCTGACCGTCACCGCCTCCAAGGGACTGGAGTTCGACGCCGTGGTGGTCGTCGAACCCGGGGAGATCCTGGCCCAGACCCCGATGGGCGGTCATGACCTGTACGTGGCGATCACCCGCGCGACGCGGCGGCTGACCGTGACACACCGGGGAGAGCTGCCGGGGATGCTGGTCAGGCTTGAACAGCACTAG